In the Syngnathus scovelli strain Florida chromosome 16, RoL_Ssco_1.2, whole genome shotgun sequence genome, one interval contains:
- the fzd2 gene encoding frizzled-2, with translation MILCGSWSVLLLLSVVVSAQYQGDNGIVIPEHGFCQPISIPLCNDIAYNQTIMPNLVGHYNQDDAGLEVHQFYPLVKVQCSPDLKFFLCSMYAPVCTVLEKAIPPCRSICERAKQGCEALMNKFGFQWPDRLRCENFPVLGDGQICVGQNDSSAATVPPLPVPGTQGVSVVSGHDRVFRCPAALVVPPYLNYMFLEEKDCAAPCEPARGGGYMFFTDKEIHFSRIWILIWSVLCCASTLFTVTTYLVDMQRFRYPERPIIFLSGCYTMVSIAYIAGFFLGDKVVCNESFNPDGYKTIVQGTKKEGCTILFMMLYFFSMASSIWWVILSLTWFLAAGMKWGHEAIEAHSQYFHLAAWAVPAVKTISILAIGQIEGDVLSGVCFVSLSNLDPLRGFVLAPLFIYLFIGTSFLLAGFVSLFRIRTIMKHDGTKTEKLERLMVRIGVFSVLYTVPATIVIACFFYEQAFRPHWERSWVSHSCRSLAIPCPAQTGPRMTPDFTVYMIKYLMTLIVGITSGFWIWSGKTLHSWHKFYTRLTNGKHGETTV, from the coding sequence ATGATTTTGTGTGGGAGTTGGTCTGTCCTTCTCTTGCTGTCTGTGGTGGTATCAGCTCAGTATCAAGGAGACAACGGAATTGTCATCCCGGAGCATGGATTCTGCCAACCGATCTCCATACCCCTGTGCAACGACATCGCCTACAACCAAACCATCATGCCCAACTTGGTAGGCCACTACAACCAAGACGACGCAGGGCTGGAGGTGCACCAGTTTTACCCATTGGTGAAGGTACAGTGCTCCCCGGACTTGAAATTCTTCCTGTGCTCCATGTACGCGCCGGTTTGCACTGTCCTGGAGAAGGCCATCCCGCCTTGCAGGTCCATCTGCGAGAGGGCCAAGCAAGGCTGCGAGGCCCTCATGAACAAGTTTGGCTTCCAATGGCCGGACCGACTCCGCTGCGAGAACTTTCCCGTGCTGGGCGACGGTCAGATCTGCGTGGGACAGAATGACTCGTCGGCCGCCACCGTCCCGCCGTTGCCCGTCCCCGGCACCCAGGGGGTTTCGGTGGTCTCCGGTCATGACAGGGTTTTCCGTTGCCCTGCCGCGCTGGTGGTGCCCCCCTACCTAAACTACATGTTCCTGGAGGAGAAGGACTGCGCGGCTCCGTGCGAGCCGGCCCGGGGCGGCGGGTACATGTTTTTCACCGACAAGGAGATCCACTTCTCACGCATCTGGATTCTCATCTGGTCGGTCCTGTGCTGCGCGTCCACCTTATTCACGGTCACCACGTATTTAGTGGACATGCAGCGCTTCCGGTACCCCGAGAGGCCCATTATCTTCCTGTCGGGCTGCTACACCATGGTCTCCATCGCTTACATCGCGGGCTTCTTCCTGGGCGACAAAGTGGTGTGCAACGAGAGCTTCAACCCGGATGGCTACAAGACAATCGTCCAGGGCACCAAGAAGGAAGGCTGCACCATTCTCTTCATGATGCTCTACTTCTTTAGCATGGCCAGCTCCATCTGGTGGGTCATCCTGTCCCTCACCTGGTTCCTGGCGGCGGGGATGAAGTGGGGCCATGAGGCCATCGAGGCCCACTCCCAGTACTTCCACCTGGCGGCTTGGGCGGTGCCGGCCGTCAAAACCATCAGCATCCTGGCCATCGGGCAGATCGAGGGCGACGTACTGAGCGGCGTGTGCTTTGTCAGTCTCAGCAACCTGGACCCCCTGCGAGGTTTCGTCCTGGCACCGCTCTTCATCTACCTCTTCATCGGGACCTCCTTCCTCCTGGCCGGCTTCGTGTCGCTCTTCCGCATCCGCACCATCATGAagcacgacggcaccaagacggAGAAGCTGGAGCGCCTCATGGTGCGCATCGGCGTCTTCAGCGTGCTCTACACCGTGCCCGCCACCATCGTGATCGCCTGCTTCTTCTACGAGCAGGCCTTCCGCCCGCACTGGGAGCGCAGCTGGGTCAGCCACAGCTGCAGGAGCCTGGCCATCCCGTGCCCGGCGCAGACGGGGCCCCGCATGACCCCGGACTTCACCGTCTACATGATCAAGTACCTGATGACGCTCATTGTGGGCATCACGTCCGGTTTCTGGATCTGGTCCGGGAAAACGCTGCACTCCTGGCACAAGTTTTACACCCGGCTGACAAACGGCAAACACGGAGAGACCACCGTGTAG
- the moto gene encoding uncharacterized protein moto isoform X2: MASDEFLFSSFIGQARVNGNDGSTSVSSLGFSPQEEEVAEFKLRSPSGHSDTNELSNCAQLSIWSRNDTKNNEIDEVDLQCLVANILDEGHNIQSECNNSRKPSNANDLGSPEAWREDFLQYCQPVDTLPNFVPSELFIESQSVSKNEMFLQNLSGISANPDWFSHVNGDGESYDRHATKSPPIFSIPKTPSNFLPPTLESNYDLPSYYHTANHQLVNDYSQVGDDLQRQCKTSGLFFDHYESATSAEPVCDNERYVPEHMNQLVSGLRILMGDEFNSGRCFPNLEQNTDYPEDSIFVQWKFPSQAMPISHEKQPEGEFWGQNVKTEFKGTGFHKMSGSGNEIYFDSPSFDCPNQYQNIQRRNQCSNPRSKQTQHKMKSQKEKKKPLGCFEESPQNASTHRRPHVDHLRGTERFNGETPAHVNCNLGRFTQLPVKSEKDTKPHGSASTGMTAVNGAFLGHLKYAELHNGGKDKDTAVLQKNPEGLVIQFYLHLDECSEQLGSLEAERKEIEVILAKKFPVEWTPLPSPPPTYPPGLPLNFSRLNYLIVNQKKELTNVEWLLYKMEATCNTPLHASIHSALSNHRQALSEIQARRGEELANVSKRQRLEDNVDVIIALKELVVTTRKLRSVLWCAFQMTAPPPTRRQEDHVDANRTLYETVWHSLLMLASASGRKPDDHADTNGEETHTQRCPYSATF; this comes from the exons ATGGCATCTGACGAGTTTTTATTTAGCTCGTTTATCGGTCAG GCTCGTGTCAACGGCAATGATGGAAGTACCTCCGTTTCCAGCCTGGGTTTTAGTCCTCAGGAAGAGGAAGTGGCGGAGTTCAAACTCAGGTCTCCCAGTGGTCACAGTGACACCAATGAACTTAGTAATTGTGCACAGCTCAGCATTTGGAGCAG gaatgacacaaaaaacaatgaaaTTGATGAGGTGGATCTGCAGTGTTTAGTGGCCAACATTTTAGATGAAGGTCATAATATCCAGAGCGAATGCAACAATAGTAG GAAGCCATCTAATGCCAACGATCTTGGATCTCCTGAGGCTTGGAGAGAAGACTTTTTACAATATTGTCAACCAGTGGATACACTTCCGAACTTTGTTCCGAGCGAGCTTTTCATTGAGTCTCAATCGGTGTCCAAAAACGAGATGTTCCTTCAGAATCTCAGTGGCATTTCTGCTAATCCGGACTGGTTTAGTCATGTTAACGGAGACGGAGAAAGCTATGACAGACACGCAACGAAATCGCCTCCAATTTTTTCCATCCCCAAAACGCCGAGCAACTTTCTACCACCGACACTGGAGAGCAACTATGACCTGCCATCTTATTATCACACGGCAAATCATCAGCTCGTTAACGACTACTCTCAAGTCGGTGACGACTTGCAGCGCCAATGCAAGACGAGCGGGCTATTTTTTGATCATTATGAGAGCGCGACGAGTGCGGAGCCCGTTTGTGATAATGAGCGATACGTGCCGGAACACATGAACCAACTGGTTAGTGGTTTGCGCATTCTCATGGGTGATGAGTTTAATTCAGGACGGTGCTTTCCAAACTTAGAACAAAATACAGACTACCCTGAAGACAGCATATTTGTGCAATGGAAATTCCCCAGCCAGGCCATGCCAATATCTCACGAAAAACAGCCAGAGGGAGAATTTTGGggccaaaatgtcaaaacagAATTTAAGGGTACGGGCTTTCACAAAATGTCAGGATCGGGCAATGAGATTTATTTTGATTCTCCGTCTTTCGATTGCCCAAACCAATATCAGAATATTCAAAGAAGGAACCAGTGCTCTAATCCCCGCTCCAAGCAAACTCAGCACAAGATGAAATCACAGAAGGAAAAGAAGAAGCCGCTTGGTTGCTTTGAAGAAAGTCCGCAAAACGCGTCGACGCACCGCAGACCCCACGTCGACCACCTGCGAGGCACGGAAAGATTTAACGGAGAAACTCCCGCTCACGTCAACTGCAACCTCGGAAGGTTCACCCAGCTGCCTGTCAAGTCTGAGAAAGACACGAAGCCTCATGGGAGCGCTTCTACCGGCATGACGGCTGTCAACGGGGCGTTCTTGGGTCATCTGAAGTACGCAGAGTTGCACAATGGAGGGAAGGACAAGGACACAGCTGTGCTGCAGAAGAATCCAGAGGGACTTGTGATCCAGTTTTACCTCCACCTGGATGAATGTTCTGAACAGTTAGGCTCCCTGGAAGCGGAAAGGAAGGAG ATCGAGGTCATCCTCGCCAAAAAATTTCCAGTTGAATGGACACCGCTGCCGTCTCCGCCTCCAACATACCCGCCTGGACTTCCACTCAACTTCAGCAGACTGAACTATCTCATTGTTAATCAGAAGAAGGAGCTGACCAAC GTGGAATGGCTTTTGTACAAAATGGAGGCCACGTGCAACACACCTCTTCACGCCTCCATTCACTCGGCGCTGAGCAATCATCGCCAGGCTTTATCCGAAATACAGGCGAGACGCGGGGAAGAACTTGCCAATGTGTCCAAGCGTCAGCGCTTAGAGGACAATG TTGACGTGATCATCGCTTTGAAGGAGCTCGTCGTGACCACCAGGAAGCTTCGTTCCGTGCTTTGGTGTGCCTTCCAGATGACCGCGCCTCCTCCCACCAGGCGGCAGGAAGACCATGTCGACGCCAACAGGACGCTCTATGAGACCGTGTGGCACTCTCTCCTGATGCTTGCCTCCGCCTCAGGCAGGAAGCCTGACGACCACGCCGACACAAACGgggaggaaacacacacacagaggtgcCCTTACTCCGCTACCTTTTAA
- the moto gene encoding uncharacterized protein moto isoform X1, translated as MVEKGHKESSGKGDQSFKMASDEFLFSSFIGQARVNGNDGSTSVSSLGFSPQEEEVAEFKLRSPSGHSDTNELSNCAQLSIWSRNDTKNNEIDEVDLQCLVANILDEGHNIQSECNNSRKPSNANDLGSPEAWREDFLQYCQPVDTLPNFVPSELFIESQSVSKNEMFLQNLSGISANPDWFSHVNGDGESYDRHATKSPPIFSIPKTPSNFLPPTLESNYDLPSYYHTANHQLVNDYSQVGDDLQRQCKTSGLFFDHYESATSAEPVCDNERYVPEHMNQLVSGLRILMGDEFNSGRCFPNLEQNTDYPEDSIFVQWKFPSQAMPISHEKQPEGEFWGQNVKTEFKGTGFHKMSGSGNEIYFDSPSFDCPNQYQNIQRRNQCSNPRSKQTQHKMKSQKEKKKPLGCFEESPQNASTHRRPHVDHLRGTERFNGETPAHVNCNLGRFTQLPVKSEKDTKPHGSASTGMTAVNGAFLGHLKYAELHNGGKDKDTAVLQKNPEGLVIQFYLHLDECSEQLGSLEAERKEIEVILAKKFPVEWTPLPSPPPTYPPGLPLNFSRLNYLIVNQKKELTNVEWLLYKMEATCNTPLHASIHSALSNHRQALSEIQARRGEELANVSKRQRLEDNVDVIIALKELVVTTRKLRSVLWCAFQMTAPPPTRRQEDHVDANRTLYETVWHSLLMLASASGRKPDDHADTNGEETHTQRCPYSATF; from the exons ATGGTTGAAAAG GGACACAAAGAGTCAAGTGGAAAGGGCGACCAGAGTTTCAAAATGGCATCTGACGAGTTTTTATTTAGCTCGTTTATCGGTCAG GCTCGTGTCAACGGCAATGATGGAAGTACCTCCGTTTCCAGCCTGGGTTTTAGTCCTCAGGAAGAGGAAGTGGCGGAGTTCAAACTCAGGTCTCCCAGTGGTCACAGTGACACCAATGAACTTAGTAATTGTGCACAGCTCAGCATTTGGAGCAG gaatgacacaaaaaacaatgaaaTTGATGAGGTGGATCTGCAGTGTTTAGTGGCCAACATTTTAGATGAAGGTCATAATATCCAGAGCGAATGCAACAATAGTAG GAAGCCATCTAATGCCAACGATCTTGGATCTCCTGAGGCTTGGAGAGAAGACTTTTTACAATATTGTCAACCAGTGGATACACTTCCGAACTTTGTTCCGAGCGAGCTTTTCATTGAGTCTCAATCGGTGTCCAAAAACGAGATGTTCCTTCAGAATCTCAGTGGCATTTCTGCTAATCCGGACTGGTTTAGTCATGTTAACGGAGACGGAGAAAGCTATGACAGACACGCAACGAAATCGCCTCCAATTTTTTCCATCCCCAAAACGCCGAGCAACTTTCTACCACCGACACTGGAGAGCAACTATGACCTGCCATCTTATTATCACACGGCAAATCATCAGCTCGTTAACGACTACTCTCAAGTCGGTGACGACTTGCAGCGCCAATGCAAGACGAGCGGGCTATTTTTTGATCATTATGAGAGCGCGACGAGTGCGGAGCCCGTTTGTGATAATGAGCGATACGTGCCGGAACACATGAACCAACTGGTTAGTGGTTTGCGCATTCTCATGGGTGATGAGTTTAATTCAGGACGGTGCTTTCCAAACTTAGAACAAAATACAGACTACCCTGAAGACAGCATATTTGTGCAATGGAAATTCCCCAGCCAGGCCATGCCAATATCTCACGAAAAACAGCCAGAGGGAGAATTTTGGggccaaaatgtcaaaacagAATTTAAGGGTACGGGCTTTCACAAAATGTCAGGATCGGGCAATGAGATTTATTTTGATTCTCCGTCTTTCGATTGCCCAAACCAATATCAGAATATTCAAAGAAGGAACCAGTGCTCTAATCCCCGCTCCAAGCAAACTCAGCACAAGATGAAATCACAGAAGGAAAAGAAGAAGCCGCTTGGTTGCTTTGAAGAAAGTCCGCAAAACGCGTCGACGCACCGCAGACCCCACGTCGACCACCTGCGAGGCACGGAAAGATTTAACGGAGAAACTCCCGCTCACGTCAACTGCAACCTCGGAAGGTTCACCCAGCTGCCTGTCAAGTCTGAGAAAGACACGAAGCCTCATGGGAGCGCTTCTACCGGCATGACGGCTGTCAACGGGGCGTTCTTGGGTCATCTGAAGTACGCAGAGTTGCACAATGGAGGGAAGGACAAGGACACAGCTGTGCTGCAGAAGAATCCAGAGGGACTTGTGATCCAGTTTTACCTCCACCTGGATGAATGTTCTGAACAGTTAGGCTCCCTGGAAGCGGAAAGGAAGGAG ATCGAGGTCATCCTCGCCAAAAAATTTCCAGTTGAATGGACACCGCTGCCGTCTCCGCCTCCAACATACCCGCCTGGACTTCCACTCAACTTCAGCAGACTGAACTATCTCATTGTTAATCAGAAGAAGGAGCTGACCAAC GTGGAATGGCTTTTGTACAAAATGGAGGCCACGTGCAACACACCTCTTCACGCCTCCATTCACTCGGCGCTGAGCAATCATCGCCAGGCTTTATCCGAAATACAGGCGAGACGCGGGGAAGAACTTGCCAATGTGTCCAAGCGTCAGCGCTTAGAGGACAATG TTGACGTGATCATCGCTTTGAAGGAGCTCGTCGTGACCACCAGGAAGCTTCGTTCCGTGCTTTGGTGTGCCTTCCAGATGACCGCGCCTCCTCCCACCAGGCGGCAGGAAGACCATGTCGACGCCAACAGGACGCTCTATGAGACCGTGTGGCACTCTCTCCTGATGCTTGCCTCCGCCTCAGGCAGGAAGCCTGACGACCACGCCGACACAAACGgggaggaaacacacacacagaggtgcCCTTACTCCGCTACCTTTTAA
- the ccdc43 gene encoding coiled-coil domain-containing protein 43, which translates to MAAPMADAGDFEKWLNERLDALEVDREVYGAYILGVLQEEESDEEKRDTIQGILSAFLDEEDTLEDVCQQIIKHWTDYCIRSANKQDAGDVEVQAIASMIEKQAQIVVKHKEVSEESKKRKEALLAQYANITDEEDEGEEEESPNASFMPGQDKSMFKNTNVEEVLNRQKQKRDQAREDAQKKKEMDKMQREKDKLAKQDRKEKEKKRTQKGERKR; encoded by the exons ATGGCCGCGCCCATGGCAGACGCCGGCGATTTCGAAAAGTGGCTGAATGAGCGGCTCGACGCGTTAGAGGTGGACCGCGAAGTGTACGGCGCCTACATTTTGGGCGTACTACAAGAAGAGGAGAGCGACGAGGAAAAACGAGACACGATTCAAGGAATTTTATCGGCGTTTTTG GATGAAGAGGACACGCTGGAAGATGTCTGCCAACAGATCATCAAGCATTGGACGGATTACTGCATCCGCTCTGCAAACAAGCAGGATGCTGGAGATG TTGAGGTCCAGGCCATCGCAAGTATGATCGAGAAGCAGGCTCAAATTGTGGTGAAGCACAAAGAAGTGTCGGAGGAGTCCAAGAAACGCAAAGAGGCCCTCCTGGCGCAGTACGCCAACATTACAGACGAAGAGGA TGAAGGTGAAGAGGAAGAGTCGCCAAATGCAAGCTTCATGCCTGGACAGGACAAGT CCATGTTCAAGAACACCAATGTGGAGGAGGTCTTGAACAGACAAAAGCAAAAGCGGGACCAGGCCCGTGAAGACGCCCAGAAAAAGAAGGAAATGGACAAGATGCAGCGAGAGAAGGACAAACTTGCCAAACAAGAcaggaaggagaaggagaagaagcgAACACAGAAGGGAGAACGCAAAAGATAA